The following are encoded together in the Girardinichthys multiradiatus isolate DD_20200921_A chromosome X, DD_fGirMul_XY1, whole genome shotgun sequence genome:
- the LOC124862580 gene encoding transcription factor 20-like has protein sequence MDVSSQDPPLMAMDLSKSYTPLTRSCTEAVDLAKKPEWYHRQPANCSTECASAYRTRPSSSYSPLSQPGVPVRCRDMEQRPESLGSYMNSTLAPGLDLFHSRVHDNLWHGGYYGTDQSRGPVPESSGAEESDSGSDVIFLVSSAKEPLLCGSFIQDSVRHMVEPVSPAMSSLDEGTGCYLLPQPMSSPSADSSYSEDSSDSSVDIPVHHTRPVVLLSDLNGVYGHPGESVVGDSSDESDVIEVSVTNREKERHCYKEHLRKKKSEGEEAPSTEVWCSARVRKSESEMPRLTCGVSRHSLRRRVKNDAVGIYNESSDSEDLIEYAFRFSSSEESVSQPNLPQKASSNSEESNGNVQTCGKSPQKEAQFAKLNDKRKNPLTLTKTKKVRKMKQKPVSRIPPPEQEKVYLGKSTAVKKQVARRKRNRCPQTAPSALFSPREPEIMLKYAKTKDKKDRKPAIFCPFVHMEQQLCRVVNYKEEEGTVCCSKGWQTVSKSLPGFVPCTSCFQLGRPSLDSISPDQLLCCLCGWPANTMGLGDLHGPYYSSVSSIDGQTCKTEQNEDLQKLSNGHLLHSSEDDCTPDKTLLRSDKISSTKVPLCLNETWIHEDCGIWSAGVFLVRGKLYGLEEAARIAQETICSTCHQTGAIMGCFQKGCLRNYHYTCAIQSGCILNEDNFSMRCLEHKNKIFPPAARQDKR, from the exons ATGGACGTATCCTCCCAGGACCCACCTCTCATGGCCATGGACCTATCGAAGAGCTACACCCCGCTGACCCGCAGCTGCACCGAAGCTGTGGACCTGGCCAAAAAGCCTGAGTGGTACCACCGACAGCCGGCGAACTGCAGCACAGAATGCGCCTCCGCGTACAGAACCAGGCCCTCGTCCTCCTACAGTCCACTGTCCCAGCCGGGTGTCCCTGTCCGCTGCAGGGACATGGAGCAGAGACCCGAGTCTTTAGGGAGCTACATGAATTCAACCCTGGCTCCAGGACTGGATCTTTTTCACAGCAGAGTGCATGACAACCTGTGGCACGGTGGTTACTACGGAACCGACCAAAGCAGGGGCCCAGTTCCTGAAAGCAGCGGTGCAGAGGAGAGCGACAGCGGCTCTGATGTTATCTTCCTGGTTTCCTCTGCGAAGGAGCCTCTTTTGTGTGGCTCTTTCATCCAGGACAGCGTGAGGCACATGGTGGAGCCGGTTTCCCCTGCCATGTCCTCGTTGGACGAAGGAACAGGTTGCTATCTTCTACCTCAGCCCATGAGCTCACCGAGTGCCGACAGCTCGTACTCGGAAGACTCCTCGGACAGCTCTGTAGACATTCCAGTACACCACACCAGGCCTGTGGTCCTCCTTTCTGACCTCAATGGTGTTTACGGACACCCTGGTGAATCCGTCGTGGGCGATTCAAGTGACGAAAGCGACGTTATTGAGGTGTCTGTCACTAACCGTGAGAAGGAAAGACACTGTTACAAGGAACATCTGCGTAAAAAAAAGAGTGAGGGTGAAGAAGCGCCATCTACAGAAGTGTGGTGCAGTGCCAGAGTTAGAAAATCCGAGTCCGAAATGCCTCGGTTAACCTGTGGTGTGTCACGGCACAGCTTGAGAAGACGAGTCAAAAACGACGCTGTGGGCATTTATAACGAAAGCAGTGACTCTGAGGATTTGATTGAGTATGCTTTTAGGTTTTCCAGCTCGGAAGAATCTGTCTCGCAGCCAAATTTGCCACAAAAAGCGAGCAGCAATTCAGAGGAATCAAACGGGAACGTCCAAACTTGCGGGAAATCTCCTCAGAAGGAAGCTCAATTTGCGAAACTGAATGACAAACGAAAAAACCCTCTCACTCTTACTAAAACGAAAAAGGTACGAAAAATGAAGCAGAAGCCGGTCAGCAGAATCCCACCGCCAGAGCAAGAGAAGGTTTATCTCGGTAAGAGCACAGCAGTGAAAAAACAGGTTGCGAGACGAAAAAGAAATAGGTGTCCTCAGACGGCAccttctgctctgttttctcccAGAGAACCTGAAATCATGCTCAAATATGCAAAAACTAAAGATAAAAAGGATAGAAAACCTGCCATTTTCTGCCCATTTGTTCACATGGAGCAGCAGCTGTGCAGGGTGGTCAACTacaaggaggaggaggggacaGTTTGCTGTAGCAAAGGATGGCAGACGGTCTCCAAATCTCTACCTGGGTTTGTTCCCTGCACATCCTGCTTCCAGCTGGGTCGACCCAGCTTGGATAGCATCAGTCCGGACCAACTGTTGTGCTGCCTGTGTGGATGGCCAGCTAACACCATGGGCCTCGGGGATCTTCATGGCCCATACTATTCCTCGGTTTCTTCTATAGACGGTCAGACGTGCAAAACTGAGCAGAACGAGGACTTGCAGAAACTCTCCAACGGCCATTTGCTGCACTCCTCTGAGGACGACTGCACTCCTGATAAAACGTTGCTCAGAAGCGACAAAATCTCTTCCACAAAGGTGCCTCTTTGTCTAAACGAGACCTGGATCCATGAGGATTGTGGCATCTGGTCCGCCGGCGTCTTCCTTGTCCGGGGAAAGCTGTACGGATTGGAGGAGGCTGCCCGAATCGCACAGGAAACT ATTTGTTCAACCTGCCATCAGACGGGTGCAATAATGGGTTGTTTCCAGAAGGGCTGCCTGAGGAATTATCACTACACATGTGCCATTCAGTCAG GCTGCATCCTCAATGAAGACAACTTTTCAATGAGATGTCTGGAGCATAAG AACAAAATCTTCCCACCTGCAGCCAGACAAGACAAGAGATGA